atttcaaattgaagCATCtagtgctttaaaaaaacgaaaaaaaaacaatgcattTCTATTTGTTACTTGCTCTGAAGTGCTATTACGGTTACATCAGATTCTCTCGAATAAATTATTCGTGACgtaaaatatttgtattattgattgatagaaaaaaaaactaaagtgaTAGCTAAACTATTCACACAATCTATCAATAAAGACTCTATCTAAacctaaaatttaaaaaaagatgtgtgAGAGATTTTGGGCGCAACCCCAATGCATGTTGGGGagcgttttcttttgaaaattattttcttttctcactaCGATTcctctttctggaattttcgtATCACATTGCAAAAGTGATTTCAAGGTCTCCTTCAGGGTTTTCGCAGTTCAATTAATTGCTGCTGTTTTGTTccataaatagaaaaataaaaaatgaaaaacaatagagaaattttaaaaaaatagaaataaaatgatagaGAGGCAgagaaaacaagaggaaaatcaCATGAAGATATACGTCAATCACACGCGCGCTCATCCAAATATCCAGAAATGTGCTTGCAAAGCAGCATTTCAGCCGATTCtcatagaaataaatgcaCTTCAAAATgggtttgttttcttcaaacgtCCTTCAGTTAGGATCCTAGCACACTAACACATGTAGTGTGGAAAAAGACACAGGAGAaccaaatttttcgttttttccccaATTTGCAGCAGTAGCAGCTTTTAAACGATTCTTTTTATggtagaaatttttgcagttcaTGTTTGTGTTGTTGCTTGCAAAGTAAAACACTAAAATTGTTAACTTCcgcaaaaataagaatttcaaACTCTAAGAAAAGTTATTTAGACTAATCGGAAGTGCTAAACAGTTCCAGAGAGTAGTTTGAAACAGTGGAATGCattcttctgaagttttttctttgaatgccACCTATTGCTGCaaaacgatggaaaagaaaatgaggagaGAATAACCAAACGAGCAAATGACGTCAACAACCGTATTCGTGGTGGGTGCTTCTTTCCTCAAAATAAACGACTCAGGAGAAGTTACTGTAGATCACCTACTGTATTCAGTGGTACGGTAGAGCATTTAAGCTTATGCAGCTTAATTTCTTAATTCAAAATGTAGTATTAGAAATCACACAGCTCTTTCTGGCTATTTCCTCCAACCTAGCTCATGTAAGGATTTCTTCCTCTcggttctccttcttttcacaaatttctcttttgaaaaagataCAGACGTGTTTGGAAATGGTCACAATTTCTCGTCACTTACGTAATAatagctagtttttttttctaacaaaagaaatgcagcCGTGCTTTGGAATACGGTAATCAGCTCCGAGAAGAGTAAAAAACGacgtttttgaatgaattttgtaGTTATGACAGTACTTTGGTGCCATAATATATGCTTGTAAAAAGCGAAACATATCATATGTCGTATTCTCTAATTCGACGATGCAAGGTTGCAAACGAAGCcggaaattccaagaaaaaaacgaagtgaatATGGAATGAATCGAGAAATACTAATTTCACATTCATTTAATGCGCGCATCCCGCAAAAACCATGTCAAGCACATCTGCAAGAGGATCCCAGAATACGAAAGTAAACAACGGTAAACGATAAACAAACTGGctcattttgaattattttgtgGCAAACTTCTCACTAATTATCAGTCGCCTCTGCTGTCCAGCTCAATGTTTCTTGCAAAAAACGTAAAACCAACTATTTTTCTGTGAACTTTCCGTCGTTTCTAAAGGAAATTTGCAAAACTTTGGAaagaatttccatgaaataacataataatacacataacataataatataataacacaTCAGGGTCTCAGCTGCTGTACATGGTTAGCAAATGAGTGACGTAAGAGAGTAGAGGGAGcagagagatgaaagaaaaggaaggaaatggCATAAGGGAATTTGAAGTTaacgaaaccaaaaaaaaaaactcgatattgatattgataggataaaaaagaacaagcagTATCaatcgcttaaaggcatcaccccacgaatctgaggtggtgcagatttcaggtggagtattcgtatacgggatggaagactctggagagggggatgattccgtccatttcttcctaattcccgtaaaaaacggcccggaagatgcggcgcgtgcacacggctggcgcgctccagtcgaattccctgtaggaaatagtgcgccagaacgactgAAGCCATAtattccggaccgtttttatggcaattaggaagaaatggacggaatcacccccctctccatagtctcgcatcccgtatacgaatactccacccgaaatccgttccacctcagattcgtggggtgatgcatttaaagcAAACTACAATGGCGACTATCGATGACGCTCGATTCCCCcgtaattgtcctgaaaacgACTCGGTAAACGGCCTTGTTGACCGAACTCcactacgaggcacctaacaacaTGTTGCGTGCCCGAGCGCAGGCATCGCGCGCCTGCAAGCAGGCAGCCATTCAGCGGGCTGGTGAACGAGCGTGATCCGTGATCACCCGTGATCTACACTCCTAACCCTATCTCTTTGGTGAGAGGCCCCAAATCCGTCAATTTCGCGATATGCTGCTTCTAACCCTTCTTTAGAGAATTAGAAGAACCCTTTAGAAATAGACTAAAACCccaacttaaaaaaaaaacctttaattTATGTTATTCCATTGATGAGCAAATCAAGACAATGGATCTTCTAGGAAACATCCTAATATATTTCCCGCCTACCCAAATGACTTTTCAGATCCACTCACAGTCAAACAAAATGCTAAGGTGGGTAAATGCGTCCTAAACAGTCCCTACTATTTGTGTAAACAAGCAAAACACAACGCTGCACCGCTTGCAGAACGTGGAGGTGAAAAAAgactaacgaaaaaaaatttcaaagaagaaatttccagcagccagaaaaacaaccaaaagcctgaaagcaataaaaaagatgattgACATTGTGGAGCGCCTTTTGCCCTTTTAGACACATTTTCGACAAAACTGTTCATATTCCGCGCATAGGGATCACGTCAAGaattttcattagttttcattaattttcatcatttattcatcattttcattctCGCATTTCATCCTTAGATGGTCCTGGTCAGACAAATACAATTCAGAAACAATGCGGAATGGTGATGCtctgtagaaaaaatgaaatgtgttTTTCTTGGGTATGTACTTCAACCGCAGCCTTATCTACAATCACATATAGCTGTCGACTCAAACAACACGAAGCCCAGTGCAGCTGCGTAggcggccgcgctcgaagcgacacgGTGAAGCGTAGCTGTTGCGATCGATGGGGGACCATAGTGAACCAAAGTGCAGCAAAAAGGATCCCCCATCGATTCTGACCGTTTCGCGCAACCACACCGCTTCGAAGCGCGCAGCAACTGCAAcgagcttcatgtccttttctCGTCTACACCTAATTGAACATTTAAAGACACTTTTCTGCCTAATCAAAATCCCAGAAAACGGACTTCCAAACTTATGAAAAGGAGGATTGCAAGCAGCATGGAAAGACAAATATGTTGAGCCAATATTATGGATGTACATAAATTTGAATATTGCACAAATCCATGTAAAATGATGAATTAATAACAAGTTACAAATGAGTTAAGAACCCCAGGTCGGTGCAAATCTCATTTGTATATCTACTGTATGTATGCACATATTTTTCCACTCCATACCACTTAGCTAATAACATTTTTTATAGGTAATTGGGAAAAAGTAAGTAGgttggaaaaatgagaaattctgaaaattccgAACCTTTTTCTGCAGACATGAACACATATCACCTGGAGGATTTGTCGTCACAAATTGTCCCGCATGCAGACGTAGACAGATCGAAGAGTGACAAATTCGAGCGCAGCTTTCATTACTGTCGGATTTGACGAGCCACAATAAATCAacagcgaaaagaaaaaaaaagaagaaaaatagagtcAGCCAGACAGCAGCAAAGCACCAATGTTGGTTGGTATTTAAAGCTCATTGCcgcagaaattttcgatgtttgttTTCTACTAGCAGACAGCGTCTGGGACCGCGTAATTTTTAAGGAATGACAGCAAAAGGGCCAAACATCTTCACAATTCCAACAATCATAGACATCAGCAGCATCCTGATGCGTTTACGAGTGTTTAAAGGCTTTTCACTGCtaataagtaatagtaatagtaataataataataataataataataataataataataataataataataataataataataataataataataataataataataataataataataataataatagtataatagtaGAACAGGACGATACAAGCCTATGCAAGAAATGCGAGAGATGATACGTTGActttaagaaagaaatagtaCAGTATGCAGGAATCAAGACCTTTTTGTAGAGGAAGGggagggggggaggggggagagAAGAAGCGTCAACTCTAAGCTCCacccaaaaaagaaatttgaaattttgcttttaataaattaataagtaaaattaaaaataaataaataaataaaataaatagaaatatttggtTTCTTCATTTGAGCCGCACACGaggtttttattattcttcattcgtggctaacgtttcggtagTATGGCCTTCTTCAGATCAGAAAAGAGTGAAATCGAATGTGATTTATCCGATCAAACCCCCTATTCGCCcagcaaagaaaatcctaagtTTACTGTTGGATCTTATAGCTACAAGTAGAAGAGAACATCGCACCTCGGGATCAgatgactatcctgccactgctagatacctgtagtgaggtgactagcgcaatcaaatatcagcctcaAATAGGGgacgagttcccgcgtaatgcagaggcccattcctctttgcgattcatctCTGGGCCCTTcaagtggatccaaaaagcctccagacCCTTGCGCGCCACAATACTAGATTTGCGCGCCAAAATTGTGATagtaaatagaaaaagatttcattagtaattttacttcacttttaatttttcgaggaaattcccaaatttttcgaggaaattcCCATTAAAAAAACTCTGATTTCTGTTAAACACTCGTAATTAAGCGTATGCGTAGGGCATAATGCTGTGAGCGGATGATTTTCGGTGCCATGGCGGAGCCGAACCAATGTGCCGCAACGCAGACGCCTACGGTAAGCCCATCGGACGCGACAGCGGGAGCGAAGCGACCGCGGCGAATTTTCTGCTGATATTTGActcatttaaagaaaaactataaaaaacaTAAGATACTTGTACAGCCACTGCCAGAGAGCAAGGAACGTGAAATAAATTATGAttacagagaaaaattatggaattgAATTTAGTTtgatttataattattattatttcggTCAAGAACAACCCACTGGTGAATGTTAGCCTCAATTTTCTCTagggaaaaatctaaaatcttcaGCGGTAAAGTATTTGTGCGAcgaaaatgtttgcaaaaacAATTTGCGGCTCTCACATAGTtcctgcgttttttttttcgaatttatctCTATGATTTGAGAGGATCCCCAAAGTGAACACGGAAGAGTCAAAGAGAAAATGTTCGAGATCAAAGGGGTTGAGAAAGTGCACCTATGTGCTGTTCTTTTTGTGTCTTTAATATTCCCATGAaggaaattagaattttaaatTCTTGCGGGAAATTCTAGAGAATTTTAGATTCCGGATGAGCATAATGTCCTCCTaagctttttgttttgtcgaATATTTCATGAAGCGCACATTTGCACATCTTTGCATGTAACTTTTTCTTATAGACACTGCACCATGATCAACTTCTTCTGCAGGGAAAAATACTTTGTTCAAGTACACAAATACAgaatgaagagagaaaaattcaaagaaaaaggtgttttatttctatgatttatttacttatttattatatttattttattgtattgtcATTACTATTACTTTTGTTGTTATTAGGGGTACCCTTGagtaatcaataattattattGGTGTGAAATGATATGTCGCTTCAGAGTGGTTGAGAACTCATGAACGCATAAATATGTGTTTTTTATGGCACTATTACAATTTGTGACCGtgacttttgcaaaaatcaaattcaaacatttttttactatCTCTCTGTAAAATGGCGGACAACTGAAGAATATTTACGTGATTGCATgctaattcatttttcatctgaTCGGGTGTTAATGCCACGGttgtaacaaagaaaaattgtgccTTTCCTACTGGGCAAATCTGACCTCTGACCGCTTTCCGGTCGATTGCCTCCTTCATTCTGGTCAGTTGTTGACAGTAGAGGTCCCAGTTGAGTGTTTGGCCCGATAGTAGCAGCTCATAGTGAACGATTCCCTGCCAGTCCCATCAAACACAGCTAGACCTCCTCAGTCGTTAATCCAGGTTGGAGCCGGATCACCGCAGTTGGACCACgatctttttcgttttttgttacCGTAATGTTATTGCCGTATAGTATGATCCGATGTGATGGATACATCGTGAGGTATGTCTCACTAAAGACGTCCTGGAAAAACGCTTAAAACCTTTCACATCAACTAATATTATTGTTAGTAGATTTGATTGCATCGAAGGAGTTCTTTTGGAAGGACGCGAAACAAATTCCGAGTCCGACCAAAATATAACATAACTCGTCAAATTTAGTAACAAACCCcactttctttccaaaaatacCTCAAATTTGTCAGATGCAAGAGCCAACACTTCAGAGGTCAAAGAACTAGAACTTTATGAAAACTCATTTGTGCAGCATAATTAACTAATAGAAGTATTTGTAGTCATAGTTTAAAACGCAGAGTGGTTTCTGCTTGAAGTTTGTGCTTGAATACATTTGAGAAGAGAAATGAAGCAGAATGTGAGCATCGTTAAAAACGTTCAAAAGTATGCAAGAAATCAGGCGAGGTTCCAAAACTTCATAGCAGTAGatttttatactattattttatatttttggaaacaagtttttcttcccgcatatattttgaagaaaccaAACAAAAGTAATTTCTCAAGAAACTTGTAATATAAAGTGATAGGTTTTGAAAAGGTTTTAGTCTGGTTTTAGTTGTAAAACCTCAACTACTACTAAAAAAAGAGCTAGGTAGACaattcttggtttttttcagtgtttaaataaatagaagattGTAAAAAGTGCAACCGTAGTGTTAGTGGCTCACTGAGCCATAAATTAAGCCAGGAAAGAACCAAATATCTGTTAAATAAGGCTACTTTACGTGCATCGAGGCCACAGAGGCGGGAATTCCCACTGAGtcgtcctttttttcgaattatttgtcaggaagaagaaagaaaagaagaaaaagaagtaaagaaaaaagaaactaaagagAACTCGATGCGAATTAGGTGAAGAGGTTAAATTATGCAGAAGTGCTCCTGATGCCCTCTTAAAGCACCTAAAGACCCTTTTCCCCAAAATTTAGTCGCGTTTTTATTTGGTGTAAAAGTTTTACTTGCTAAAATCTGGCCAATATAGTTCTAAAATTGAAGAAGGCGAGTCTTTCTCGGATATTTAGAGTGGGTGCAGTCTTCCTGGCCGAAAAATTGATTCCGATCCAGAATAGTTGGTGTTGAAACTCTCTACAGCTAGGATCTGACCACAGCCTACCGGTATAAATCACGTTTTTATGACATTCCTGCAATTTTCCTCCGAGCAGCCGACGGTCTACGCAGAACTACAACAATCCATCTCTTTGTCATTCCAGCACATTCTGGGAGAAAATCATGGATTTGCGTCgtaagaatatttatttaaagaatTTTACCTCTGCAATAAATCGAATAAAAGTGACAAGCCCTATAAAAGTTATAGAACCtgtcaaaaaatacaaaatagataaaaggtaaagtaaaaaataaacctATGAAAAATGCAGGTATCTACCAGAATGACGAGAAACTATCGTCCATCTTTGTAATTTTGTGTACAAACACTAGGAGCTGCGTTGCACCAGAAGACCGCGTCACTTCCGCTGCAATTTCTCCCAACTGTGGGAAGTCCTTGGGAAATAGTGGGAGGCGGAAAGACAATATCAACCTCTCCCTTTATATCCCCAATGATTATTAccttgaagaaaaaggaaacacgTTAGAGAAATGTAAGCGAAACTGTACCCAGAAGCGTGTGCCATGAGATAAGATGAGGTCCCGAAGCGAAATTTTAAATTCCTGGATAGTATTAATGGTCTTATTGTCAGTTTACGCTCGCTCTTGAAGAAAACAATCATGACTGTAGTATTATTCTCATGTTTTTATGATTGGCAAATAATAAGATTTTATGTGTCGGAATATTTAAAAGTGCGCTCCATCGCTACACCTGCGGACCAATGCAGAAGTGAAATGCAGGGGAACTCCGAGTGTCTCGCTAAAATTTCCGCAaccgttccttttttttcaagttttttttcaaaaagtgaaaaaaatgaagcaactTTATAAGGGAACCGCTAACAAATACTGTGGtgctgttagttttttttttctaatacaaGGTAAAGAGAGCGTGAGAGAATGAGGGAAATCAAGCTGTAATTAATGAGcagccaatttttttccctgacaATTATCCTGACAAATAGTTGGGAATGAATGATAACCTCAGCATGGAGTCGTTTTATTTGCATGAGCGACGagtccatttttctttctggagcTAGGAGATTTAGAAAAGAACAGTTTTGGTGTAATTAGAATGTACTTGGGAGGTTTGGAGGATAAAACAGAACTATGCACGTTAGGGATGTATTGGTTACTAATATAAATCTATAGAGTTTCTTcaagttgaaaatttctgctgaatattagtgaaaatataaaaacaaattagtAGGTTAGGTATTTTCCGTCATTGTTCAGAAGTACGATTGGAAGTAGTGATCAAGTTCCATTCCCATTCTTATTCATCCAATAAAGCGTATGGAACAGTCTTGACTCGCCTCTCCAACGATACAACTCGCTACAAGGAGTAGAACGAAAGCATCCGCAGCTCGTCAATGATTGTGTGGTTGTGTGAAGCTGTGATGGTCAATTCAGCGTATCAACTGG
This window of the Necator americanus strain Aroian chromosome III, whole genome shotgun sequence genome carries:
- a CDS encoding hypothetical protein (NECATOR_CHRIII.G12281.T1), producing the protein MPDSLLLLLLLLLLLLLLLLLLLLLLLLLLLLLLLLLLLLLLLLLLLLLLLLLLLLLLLLLLLLLLLLLIIIIIIIIIIIIIIIIIIIINFIIIIQKIRRGRFAPAVASDGLTVGVCVAAHWLVSSCSTIILLLLLLLLLLLLLLLLLLLLLLLLLLLLLLLLLLLLLLLLLISSEKPLNTRKRIRMLLMSMIVGIVKMFGPFAVIP